In the genome of Entelurus aequoreus isolate RoL-2023_Sb linkage group LG15, RoL_Eaeq_v1.1, whole genome shotgun sequence, one region contains:
- the LOC133630500 gene encoding uncharacterized protein LOC133630500, with amino-acid sequence MMARTYTVGVAEFKERWPALFEPFQINEELRRCTAVPLESTFMSQLDRYTPKLLELFSAKGGVTGQRIKNLLMELIQDPSASAVMKRDVTLRCLIEYTGESGQELISDYCGTAETTVHEDLEMKNMSIYICREPNAVGIIIEGVPVLTHLGNLAKACCLLLGLTYALNLEYPSKLSKTFEVFQRLFVGLDTRDDTRNRFSRLFDKKRTESSDSNPFLRTGTGYRDHYSKGKELILYSNPVPTRNAPWDITRNDVT; translated from the exons ATGATGGCCAGAACGTATACAGTTGG GGTGGCAGAATTTAAGGAAAGATGGCCTGCCCTCTTCGAACCATTCCAG ATTAATGAAGAGTTGCGAAGGTGCACTGCTGTTCCACTGGAATCAACATTTATGTCCCAGCTGGACAGGTACACTCCGAAACTCCTGGAGCTCTTCAGTGCAAAAGGAGGAGTGACTGGTCAGCGCATCAAGAACTTGTTGATGGAACTGATACAG GACCCAAGTGCCTCTGCAGTGATGAAAAGAGATGTGACTCTGAGATGCCTCATAGAGTACACGGGAGAGAGTGGACAGGAGCTAATCTCTGACTACTGT GGAACTGCAGAGACCACTGTTCATGAGGACCTGGAAATGAagaatatgagcatctacatctgtCGTGAGCCAAATGCAGTAGGAATCATCATTGAGGGAGTACCAGTCCTTACTCATCTTGGAAACCTGGCCAAAGCATGCTGCCTACTTCTGGGGTTGACGTATGCACTTAATCTGGAGTATCCATCCaaactttccaaaacatttgAGGTGTTTCAAAGACTTTTTGTGGGACTCGACaccagggatgatactcgaaaccggttttcccggttgtttgataagaaaagaaccgagtcctcggactccaatccctttttgagaaccggtaccggttatcgagaccactatagtaaaggaaaagagttgattctttattcgaatcccgtcccgaccagaaatgctccgtgggacatcacaagaaatgacgtcacgtag